One segment of Pseudomonas pohangensis DNA contains the following:
- the aceK gene encoding bifunctional isocitrate dehydrogenase kinase/phosphatase, translated as MPKQKPAADIAAAILAGFDDYREDFRRITNGARLRFEKAQWQEAQQASAERISLYEQKVAKTRLALLEHFQREMLLEVDLWPLVKSAYIGLIDPRFDDELAETWYNSIFCSLLSHDQINDGNMFVHTTRPSLRASAPVPQTRSYHPHGNLLKALEEIFEDNRFEVGYENLERDLLHLERQLRVCLPDWVCKDPDLCIELFASRLYRNKGAYLVGRIYNRDEQWPLAIALLHLEGQGIKADALITDEAEVSIIFSFTRSYFMVRVGYPAEFISFLKRILPGKHIAELYTSIGFYKQGKSEFYRALINHLANVDDKFIMAPGVRGMVMSVFTLPGFNTVFKIIKDRFSPSKNVSRDTVLEKYRLVKHVDRVGRMADTQEFADFRFPKSKFDPECLAELVEVAPSTVVVEGDMVLVRHCWTERRMTPLNIYVESASPAQLQAALDDYGMAIKQLAAANIFPGDMLLKNFGVTRHGRVVFYDYDEICYLTEVNFRDIPEARYPEDEMASEPWYSVGPNDVFPEEFPAFLFADIHQRRAFNKLHGELFTAKYWKGLQEAILSGKVIDVFPYRRKELSETLQ; from the coding sequence ATGCCTAAACAAAAGCCTGCAGCCGACATTGCTGCTGCGATTCTCGCCGGCTTTGATGACTACCGCGAGGATTTCCGGCGAATTACCAACGGAGCGCGGCTGCGTTTCGAGAAAGCCCAGTGGCAGGAAGCCCAGCAGGCCTCTGCCGAGCGGATCAGCCTGTATGAACAGAAGGTGGCGAAGACCAGACTGGCTCTGCTGGAGCATTTTCAGCGTGAAATGCTGCTCGAAGTCGATCTGTGGCCGCTGGTCAAGAGTGCCTACATCGGTTTGATCGACCCGCGCTTTGACGATGAACTGGCAGAAACCTGGTACAACTCGATTTTCTGCAGTTTGCTCAGTCACGACCAGATCAATGACGGCAACATGTTCGTGCACACCACGCGGCCTTCCTTGCGTGCTTCGGCACCGGTGCCACAGACGCGCAGCTATCACCCGCATGGCAATCTGCTCAAGGCGCTGGAGGAGATTTTCGAGGACAACCGTTTCGAGGTCGGCTACGAAAACCTGGAGCGTGATCTGCTGCATCTGGAGCGGCAGTTGCGCGTCTGTTTGCCGGATTGGGTGTGCAAGGACCCCGACCTGTGCATCGAGCTGTTTGCCTCGCGGCTCTACCGCAACAAGGGTGCGTATCTGGTCGGACGCATTTATAACCGTGATGAACAATGGCCGCTGGCGATCGCCCTGTTGCACCTCGAAGGGCAGGGGATCAAGGCCGATGCGCTGATTACCGACGAGGCCGAGGTGTCGATCATCTTCTCCTTCACCCGTTCCTATTTCATGGTGCGGGTGGGCTATCCCGCCGAGTTCATCAGCTTTCTCAAGCGCATCCTGCCAGGCAAGCACATTGCCGAGCTGTACACCTCGATCGGTTTTTACAAGCAGGGTAAATCGGAGTTCTACCGCGCCCTGATCAACCATCTGGCCAATGTCGATGACAAGTTCATCATGGCGCCCGGGGTGCGCGGCATGGTCATGAGCGTATTCACGCTGCCCGGTTTCAATACGGTGTTCAAGATCATCAAGGACCGTTTTTCACCCTCGAAGAATGTCAGTCGGGATACGGTTCTGGAGAAATATCGACTGGTCAAACACGTCGACCGTGTCGGGCGTATGGCCGATACCCAGGAATTTGCCGATTTCCGGTTTCCCAAATCCAAGTTTGATCCTGAGTGTCTGGCGGAACTGGTCGAAGTGGCGCCTTCGACGGTGGTGGTGGAGGGCGATATGGTGCTGGTACGTCACTGCTGGACCGAGCGGCGCATGACGCCGCTGAATATCTATGTGGAAAGCGCCAGTCCGGCGCAGTTGCAGGCGGCGCTGGATGACTACGGCATGGCCATCAAGCAGCTGGCGGCGGCGAATATCTTTCCCGGTGACATGCTGCTGAAAAACTTCGGTGTGACCCGCCACGGGCGTGTGGTTTTTTACGATTACGACGAAATCTGCTATCTGACCGAAGTGAATTTCCGCGATATTCCCGAGGCACGCTATCCGGAAGACGAAATGGCCAGTGAACCCTGGTATTCGGTTGGCCCCAATGATGTGTTCCCCGAAGAGTTTCCGGCTTTCCTGTTTGCCGATATCCACCAGCGCCGGGCGTTCAACAAGCTGCATGGGGAGTTGTTCACCGCAAAGTACTGGAAGGGCCTGCAAGAGGCGATACTGTCGGGCAAGGTGATTGATGTGTTTCCCTATCGGCGCAAGGAGCTGTCAGAAACTTTGCAGTAA
- a CDS encoding PA1414 family protein: MIDKLKSAMHEVLMALGLIETPRLQPVPLRTRQLPRPTRRD, translated from the coding sequence ATGATCGACAAGCTGAAAAGTGCAATGCACGAAGTGCTCATGGCTCTCGGCCTGATCGAGACGCCTCGCCTGCAACCCGTTCCGCTGCGTACCCGGCAGCTGCCGCGCCCAACGCGACGCGACTGA
- a CDS encoding oxidoreductase — translation MSWTIDQAGKQDGRVAIVTGANIGLGLNTALQLAGKGCRVVLACRNLDKAAAAKAEILQQLPKAKVECLQLDLGSLKSVRAFAEKFSAKHKRLDLLINNAGIMMPPYSLSEDGFESQLAANYLGHFALTGLLLPLLEQTPGSRVVSLSSLAHNWSGMRFDDLQFSKGYNKRKAYGQSKFACLMFAYELNRRLQKTGSKTLSVAAHPGVSATNLAQHFPRILSAFMPVFGQSAADGALPTLYAALGEDIQGGDYCGPKNLQQMRGAPVKVGSNRASRDEAAAKKLWTVSEELTGVSFLS, via the coding sequence ATGAGCTGGACAATCGATCAGGCAGGCAAACAGGATGGCCGTGTCGCCATCGTTACCGGGGCCAATATCGGTCTGGGACTCAATACCGCACTGCAACTGGCCGGCAAGGGCTGCCGGGTCGTGCTGGCCTGTCGCAACCTCGACAAGGCGGCTGCCGCCAAGGCCGAAATTCTGCAGCAACTCCCCAAGGCCAAAGTTGAATGCCTGCAACTGGATCTGGGCAGCCTGAAATCGGTACGCGCGTTTGCCGAAAAGTTTTCCGCCAAACACAAACGTCTGGATCTGCTGATCAACAACGCCGGCATCATGATGCCGCCCTACTCGCTCAGCGAAGACGGCTTCGAAAGCCAGCTGGCAGCAAACTACCTGGGGCACTTTGCCCTGACCGGCCTGTTGCTGCCGCTGCTGGAGCAGACGCCCGGCTCGCGGGTAGTCAGTCTCAGTTCGCTGGCGCACAACTGGAGCGGCATGCGTTTCGATGACCTGCAATTCAGCAAGGGCTACAACAAGCGCAAGGCCTATGGCCAGAGCAAGTTTGCCTGCCTGATGTTTGCCTACGAGCTGAATCGGCGCCTGCAAAAAACCGGTAGCAAAACCCTGTCCGTGGCGGCCCACCCCGGCGTATCGGCAACCAACCTGGCACAGCACTTTCCGCGCATTCTCAGCGCCTTCATGCCGGTGTTCGGCCAGTCCGCCGCAGACGGTGCGTTACCTACGCTGTATGCTGCACTTGGTGAGGACATTCAGGGCGGCGACTACTGTGGCCCGAAAAATCTGCAGCAGATGCGCGGCGCACCGGTGAAGGTGGGCTCCAACCGTGCTTCACGGGATGAAGCAGCAGCCAAAAAGCTCTGGACCGTTTCCGAGGAGCTTACCGGGGTCAGTTTTCTAAGCTGA
- a CDS encoding tRNA-uridine aminocarboxypropyltransferase, whose protein sequence is MSRAQCSRCERPLSHCLCALIPRLPSRTRVLILQHPQEARHALNTARLAALGLTNSQLLCAERFDELADLLGDPHWHSCLLFPGEQAVPVARFATDHPGQPLQLVVPDGTWRKAQKLLYLNPLLLALPRVTLATLSPSRYRLRKAAMPGALSTIEAITQALEELEGAGRFRQLLQPFEALIEGQIAAMGTETYRNNHAQAADEPLSVRAVPPSEP, encoded by the coding sequence ATGTCCCGTGCGCAATGTTCGCGCTGCGAGCGGCCGTTATCCCATTGTCTGTGTGCCCTGATTCCGCGCTTGCCCAGTCGCACACGGGTGCTGATTCTGCAGCATCCGCAGGAAGCCCGGCATGCACTCAATACCGCGCGTCTGGCGGCCCTGGGGCTGACCAATAGCCAGCTGCTCTGTGCCGAGCGCTTCGATGAGCTGGCGGACCTGTTGGGCGATCCGCACTGGCACAGCTGCCTGCTGTTTCCCGGTGAGCAAGCTGTTCCGGTGGCCCGATTCGCCACAGACCACCCCGGTCAGCCATTGCAGCTGGTGGTGCCGGACGGTACCTGGCGCAAGGCGCAAAAGCTGTTGTATCTCAATCCGCTGCTGCTGGCGTTGCCGCGGGTAACCCTGGCCACGCTTTCGCCCTCACGCTACCGCCTGCGCAAGGCGGCCATGCCTGGTGCATTGTCGACCATCGAGGCGATTACCCAGGCGCTGGAGGAACTGGAGGGCGCAGGGCGCTTCCGGCAGTTGCTGCAACCCTTTGAGGCGTTGATTGAGGGGCAGATCGCGGCGATGGGTACGGAAACCTACCGGAACAATCATGCGCAAGCTGCAGATGAACCGCTCAGCGTTCGCGCAGTGCCTCCGAGCGAGCCTTGA
- a CDS encoding HlyD family type I secretion periplasmic adaptor subunit, giving the protein MSVIDSIRRYFSSLQKHKQDIEFMPEVEGAILEDSPRVARLTVWVVLCLLIVALLWAYFAQLEEVTRGEGKAIPAGKVQTIQNLEGGIVAEIFIREGQIVEKGDTLLRLDDTRFMSNMGESEVDRMALTARIERLTAEAEGIPLKISAEISSKAARQAKDELALYESRQKRLKSEQSVLGEQLRQKQQELAEFKSKQAQYSSSLALIQQELNMSQPLVKSGAISPVEILRLRRSAVEMRGSMDATRLAIPRAQAAINEIEQRIEESELAFRAEAAKELNEARTELQKNTASGMAIEDRVSRTIVQSPVRGIIKQMKVNTIGGVVQPGSDLLEIVPLEDNLLIEARIRPQDVAFLHPGQSAMVKFSAYDYTIYGGLKAKLELIGADTITDEKGNSFYLIQVRTDKSHLGSDEHPLLIIPGMVATVDIITGQKSVLDYLLKPVLKARSEALRER; this is encoded by the coding sequence ATGTCAGTGATTGATTCGATCCGCCGCTATTTCAGCAGCCTGCAGAAGCACAAGCAGGACATCGAGTTCATGCCCGAGGTCGAGGGTGCCATCCTTGAGGACTCGCCACGCGTTGCCCGTCTCACGGTCTGGGTAGTCTTGTGCCTGCTGATTGTCGCCCTGCTCTGGGCCTACTTCGCCCAACTCGAGGAAGTCACCCGTGGCGAAGGCAAGGCCATCCCGGCCGGCAAGGTGCAGACCATCCAGAATCTCGAGGGCGGGATCGTTGCCGAGATATTCATCCGCGAAGGCCAGATCGTGGAGAAAGGCGACACCCTGCTGCGGCTGGACGACACCCGCTTCATGTCAAACATGGGCGAGTCCGAAGTTGATCGCATGGCACTCACCGCCCGTATCGAGCGGTTAACAGCCGAAGCCGAAGGCATTCCGCTGAAGATTTCAGCAGAAATCAGCAGCAAGGCAGCGCGCCAGGCTAAAGATGAACTGGCCTTGTACGAATCACGGCAAAAACGCCTGAAAAGCGAACAAAGCGTACTGGGCGAGCAGCTACGACAGAAGCAGCAGGAGCTGGCAGAGTTCAAATCAAAGCAAGCCCAGTACAGTTCCAGCCTGGCGCTGATTCAGCAGGAACTGAACATGTCGCAGCCTCTGGTCAAAAGCGGCGCTATTTCACCCGTTGAAATTCTCCGCCTGCGCCGCAGCGCGGTGGAAATGCGTGGCTCCATGGACGCCACGCGCCTGGCCATTCCACGGGCACAAGCCGCCATCAATGAAATCGAACAGCGCATCGAGGAGTCCGAGCTGGCATTTCGCGCGGAAGCTGCCAAAGAACTCAACGAGGCCCGCACCGAACTGCAGAAAAACACTGCCAGCGGTATGGCTATCGAGGATCGTGTCAGCCGCACCATTGTGCAATCACCGGTGCGCGGCATCATCAAGCAGATGAAGGTCAACACCATCGGCGGCGTGGTACAGCCAGGCAGTGACCTGCTAGAAATCGTGCCACTGGAAGACAACCTGCTGATCGAGGCGCGCATTCGTCCGCAGGACGTGGCATTTCTGCACCCCGGGCAGAGCGCCATGGTCAAGTTCAGTGCCTATGACTACACGATTTATGGCGGCCTCAAGGCCAAGCTTGAACTGATCGGTGCCGACACCATCACCGACGAGAAAGGCAACAGCTTCTACCTGATCCAGGTGCGCACCGACAAAAGCCATCTGGGCAGCGATGAACACCCGCTGCTGATCATCCCCGGCATGGTCGCCACCGTAGACATCATCACCGGCCAAAAGAGCGTGCTCGATTACCTGCTCAAGCCGGTGCTCAAGGCTCGCTCGGAGGCACTGCGCGAACGCTGA
- a CDS encoding type I secretion system permease/ATPase produces the protein MERATSSSDPRLSHDDPLLDGLLILCRLHDCPASRSSLTAGLPLANQRLSADLLQRAAARAGLRGRVLRRPLSGISTLNLPVLLLLKDGRSAVLKQLGENQQALILPCEADGGEQSVSLAELDAQYSGEALFARPVHDLEAARHPLLPRMEAWFRDTLKLSRWLYTDALLASLLINVLGLLVPLFVMQTYDRVVPNQATATLWVLAIGLFIGTSFDLLLRVLRAHLLDMAGKKTDIVLSATLFERITGMAMKARPNSIGGFAQNIHDFQGLREFLTAVTLTSVIDLPFSLLMIAVIFLLGGSLVVIPLVAFPLTVIFALLVQVRLRDTVQRSLALATQRQAVLIETLSGLETLKASGAESERQNLWEKTHGALTRLDMHARFLASLATNGTLFIQQVAGMSTIVAGVYLIIDGNMSVGALVACYMLGSRVLAPLGQIAGLITRYQHARLTMLTTDELMALPQERQPGQRPLERTEIRGDVDFRQVSFSYPGQESTALQNASLSIRTGEHVGIIGRSGSGKSTLARLLMGFYQPDSGQILVDNLDLRQLDVTDLRNQIGYMAHDMPLIAGSLRDNLTLGARYVSDARMLEVANLTGVTELARQHPQGFDRPVGERGQLLSGGQRQILLLARALLLEPPILLLDEPTSSLDNASEEVIRSRLQKLAIGKTLLLITHRASMLSLVDRLIVLDNGHVVADGPKETVIEALRKGRVGQAPG, from the coding sequence ATGGAACGGGCCACCTCGTCCAGTGACCCGCGCTTGAGTCATGATGACCCCCTGCTGGATGGCTTGCTGATCCTTTGTCGGCTGCACGACTGCCCGGCCAGTCGTTCCAGCCTGACAGCGGGTTTGCCGCTGGCCAACCAGCGCCTCAGTGCGGATCTTCTGCAACGCGCGGCAGCACGTGCCGGCCTGCGTGGCCGCGTGTTGCGCCGACCGCTGTCCGGTATCTCCACGCTCAATCTGCCGGTGCTGCTACTGCTCAAGGATGGCCGCAGCGCCGTTCTCAAACAGCTCGGAGAGAACCAGCAGGCGCTGATCCTGCCGTGCGAAGCCGATGGTGGCGAGCAGTCCGTCAGTCTTGCAGAGCTGGATGCGCAGTATTCCGGCGAGGCCCTATTCGCCCGTCCGGTGCATGATCTGGAGGCTGCGCGCCATCCCCTGCTGCCCCGTATGGAAGCCTGGTTCCGCGACACCCTGAAGCTGTCGCGCTGGCTGTATACCGATGCCCTGCTGGCGAGCCTGCTGATCAACGTCCTCGGTCTGCTGGTGCCGCTGTTCGTCATGCAGACCTACGACCGCGTGGTACCCAACCAGGCCACGGCAACCCTCTGGGTGCTGGCCATCGGCCTGTTTATCGGCACCTCGTTCGATCTGCTGTTACGGGTGCTGCGCGCTCACCTGCTGGACATGGCCGGCAAGAAAACCGACATCGTGCTGTCTGCCACGCTGTTTGAACGTATCACCGGCATGGCGATGAAAGCCCGGCCGAACAGCATCGGCGGCTTCGCCCAGAACATCCATGACTTCCAGGGGCTGCGCGAATTTCTCACTGCCGTCACCCTGACCAGTGTGATTGATCTGCCGTTTTCGCTGCTGATGATTGCCGTGATCTTTCTGCTGGGCGGATCGCTGGTAGTGATTCCGCTGGTGGCCTTTCCGCTGACGGTGATCTTCGCCCTGCTGGTTCAGGTACGCCTGCGTGACACCGTACAGCGTTCGCTGGCGCTGGCGACGCAACGTCAGGCGGTGTTGATTGAAACCCTCTCCGGACTGGAGACGCTCAAAGCCAGTGGCGCGGAAAGCGAGCGGCAAAACCTTTGGGAAAAGACCCATGGCGCCCTCACCCGCCTGGACATGCACGCGCGCTTTCTCGCTTCGCTGGCAACCAACGGCACGCTGTTCATCCAGCAGGTGGCCGGCATGTCGACAATCGTGGCCGGGGTGTACCTGATCATCGACGGCAACATGAGCGTCGGTGCGCTGGTTGCCTGCTATATGCTCGGCAGCCGGGTGCTGGCCCCACTGGGGCAGATTGCCGGCCTTATCACGCGTTATCAGCATGCACGCCTGACCATGCTCACCACCGACGAACTGATGGCCTTGCCGCAGGAGCGCCAACCCGGACAACGGCCACTTGAACGCACCGAGATCCGCGGCGATGTGGATTTTCGCCAGGTCAGCTTCTCCTATCCGGGCCAGGAATCAACGGCGTTGCAAAACGCCAGTCTGAGTATCAGGACCGGCGAGCATGTCGGCATCATCGGCCGCAGCGGCTCCGGCAAGAGCACCCTGGCAAGGTTGCTGATGGGTTTCTACCAGCCCGATAGTGGCCAGATCCTCGTCGACAATCTGGATCTGCGCCAGCTGGACGTGACCGACTTGCGCAACCAGATAGGTTATATGGCCCATGACATGCCGCTTATTGCCGGGAGCCTGCGCGACAACCTGACACTCGGTGCGCGTTATGTCAGCGATGCACGCATGCTCGAAGTGGCCAACCTGACCGGTGTCACCGAACTGGCCCGCCAGCACCCGCAAGGCTTTGACCGGCCGGTTGGTGAGCGCGGCCAGCTGCTGTCCGGTGGCCAGCGGCAAATACTGCTGCTGGCCCGCGCACTGTTGCTTGAGCCGCCGATACTGCTCCTCGACGAACCCACCAGTTCGCTGGACAACGCCAGCGAAGAGGTCATTCGCTCGCGCCTGCAAAAACTCGCCATCGGCAAGACCCTCCTGCTGATTACCCATCGCGCATCCATGCTCAGCCTGGTTGATCGCCTGATCGTGCTGGATAACGGCCACGTGGTTGCCGACGGCCCGAAAGAAACGGTAATCGAAGCCCTGCGCAAAGGCCGTGTCGGCCAGGCCCCGGGTTAA
- a CDS encoding TolC family outer membrane protein, with protein MRGLTPLCSAILLATTCSQLQAMTLSEAIQSTLDNHPEIQASSSGRQIADEEVKIAKGGYQPSVDLISGYGYTYEKGRYDEIQTNDKSEGTVYGNAEIRLRQMLFDGFNTPNEVARTEAVANSRAYYVQATAESLGLRTIEVYLDVLKRREMVTLAQNNLKAHQRINDQISLRNKQGVGSSADQDQSEARLALAENNLYTEEVNLADAEANFYSVTGRMPDEIETPASIRGEVPANLSAARQAVLLNNPYLKSAQADVQAAEKQYESSKSTFYPRFDGELAANNNDSSNSDYDFNDDEGNWHGWRAGVTMTYNLYNGMRDKAGMQAAAYKVNQAMETRNNALRVINEDLALSWNALENAKKQTPKARDYADYSARSREAYQQQFSLGQRSLLDLLDSENELFTANRRYTEIRYTEEFSMYRVLGTTGELLSTQQVVLPTTATAVSPVENMAQLLPEMK; from the coding sequence ATGCGCGGACTGACCCCACTTTGCAGTGCCATCCTGCTGGCAACGACCTGCAGTCAACTGCAGGCAATGACCCTTTCCGAGGCAATCCAGAGCACTCTGGATAACCACCCTGAAATCCAGGCCAGCTCAAGCGGAAGGCAAATTGCCGACGAGGAAGTAAAAATCGCCAAGGGTGGTTACCAGCCTTCAGTCGATCTGATCAGCGGATATGGCTATACCTACGAAAAAGGTCGGTATGACGAAATCCAGACCAATGACAAATCCGAAGGCACCGTTTACGGCAATGCCGAAATCCGTCTGCGGCAAATGCTCTTTGATGGCTTCAACACGCCCAATGAGGTAGCCCGCACCGAAGCAGTCGCCAACTCCCGTGCCTACTACGTGCAGGCAACCGCCGAGTCGCTTGGCCTGCGCACCATCGAGGTCTATCTAGATGTGCTCAAGCGGCGCGAAATGGTCACTCTGGCGCAGAACAACCTGAAGGCACACCAGCGCATCAACGACCAGATCAGCCTGCGCAACAAGCAAGGTGTCGGCAGCAGTGCCGATCAGGACCAGTCGGAAGCTCGTCTGGCCCTGGCCGAAAACAATCTTTACACCGAAGAAGTCAATCTGGCTGATGCCGAAGCCAACTTCTATAGCGTCACCGGCCGCATGCCTGACGAGATCGAGACGCCCGCTTCCATTCGCGGCGAAGTGCCAGCCAACCTGTCGGCAGCGCGGCAGGCGGTACTGCTTAACAACCCCTACCTGAAGTCAGCCCAGGCCGACGTGCAGGCAGCCGAAAAGCAATACGAGTCCTCCAAGTCGACTTTCTATCCCCGCTTCGACGGTGAGCTGGCAGCCAATAACAACGACAGCTCCAACTCCGACTACGACTTCAATGACGATGAAGGCAACTGGCATGGCTGGCGTGCCGGCGTGACCATGACTTACAACCTGTACAACGGCATGCGCGACAAGGCGGGCATGCAGGCTGCGGCCTACAAGGTCAACCAGGCCATGGAAACCCGCAACAACGCCCTGCGCGTGATCAACGAGGATCTGGCGCTGTCCTGGAACGCGCTGGAAAACGCCAAGAAGCAAACCCCCAAAGCCCGCGACTATGCGGATTACAGCGCCCGTAGCCGCGAGGCCTACCAGCAGCAATTCAGCCTGGGCCAGCGCAGCCTGCTGGATCTGCTGGACAGCGAGAACGAACTGTTTACCGCCAATCGCCGGTACACCGAAATTCGCTACACCGAAGAATTCTCGATGTACCGGGTACTGGGCACCACTGGTGAATTGCTGAGCACTCAGCAAGTGGTTTTGCCGACAACCGCCACGGCTGTCAGCCCGGTGGAAAACATGGCGCAACTGTTGCCTGAAATGAAGTAG